A single window of Cryptococcus neoformans var. neoformans JEC21 chromosome 3 sequence DNA harbors:
- a CDS encoding expressed protein, translated as MLRVLCFCGFTGNKYIFAQELSRLRALCADSVEFVILEPPMIVHPVDFPLEFQAARESTGWTIERTVETTPRAWFDGGADWHGDRGFTDSVAYVHKFLTENEPFDGFLAFSSGATLAFVVVALLMKGAQHSDRYFPFHPRLQKPRFFINTSGFFIGGHSTPHPSYAPLFPLPASFPTLHVIGKNDTIVPHVETEFMTKMCLNKRVEWHMGDHFVPMKASWRGFFKDYIESFLPGGADGEGIPHPNEFSPSVISQLRSVRIQSQLDSGFMLPSVAHVSAEKGLNQNSRVRLVIAPLQVKTVGVPVYVLNQGVV; from the exons ATGCTTCGCGTTCTCTGCTTCTGCGGTTTTACAGGGAACAAGTATATCTTTGCCCAGGAA CTTTCACGTCTTCGAGCCTTATGTGCCGACAGTGTCGAATTTG TAATCCTCGAACCGCCCATGATCGTTCATCCCGTCGATTTCCCTCTTGAGTTCCAAGCTGCAAGGGAGTCAACAGGATGGACGATTGAGAGAACTGTAGAGACGACACCCAGGGCGTGGTTTGACGGTGGTGCAGATTGGCACGGTGATAGAG GTTTCACCGACAGCGTGGCGTACGTTCACAAGTTCCTCACTGAAAATGAACCTTTTGAT GGCTTCTTGGCATTCTCTTCGGGAGCAACATTGGCTTTTGTAGTTGTGGCCCTTCTA ATGAAGGGCGCTCAACATTCAGACCGCTacttccctttccacccaAGACTCCAAAAACCCAGGT TCTTCATCAACACATCTGGCTTCTTCATAGGCGGCCACTCGAcgcctcatccttcttacGCCCCTCTCTTCCCGCTGCCAGCTTCGTTCCCGACCCTGCACGTTATCGGCAAGAATGATACTATTGTCCCGCATGTTGAGACCGAGTTTATGACGAAGATGTGCTTGAATAAGAGGGTCGAGTGGCACATGGGCG ACCATTTTGTGCCCATGAAAGCCTCCTGGAGAGGTTTCTTCAA GGATTACATCGAATCGTTCCTCCCTGGTGGCGCCGACGGGGAGGGCATACCTCATCCTAACGAATTCTCGCCTTCTGTCATCTCCCAGCTCCGATCAGTGAGGATCCAGTCTCAACTCGATAGTGGCTTTATGCTTCCCTCCGTCGCCCACGTCTCGGCAGAAAAGGGGCTCAACCAAAATTCCCGAGTCAGGTTAGTGATCGCCCCCTTGCAGGTCAAGACCGTGGGTGTCCCCGTGTATGTTCTGAATCAGGGAGTTGTGTAG